A window of the Xiashengella succiniciproducens genome harbors these coding sequences:
- a CDS encoding MATE family efflux transporter, with protein MITGILRESYIFVEFYLALLYMKDFTSGNEGRLIVRFAFPLIVGNLLQQFYNIIDSIIVGKYLGTEALAAVGASFPIFYTLISFVIGIGSGATVVISQYFGAKDYEQVKKAIGTIYLVLLVAGLFLTIFGIVFCRQIFELLNIGEDVMPQATTYFSIYMVGMVSFFGFNGTASILRGLGDSRTPLNFLVLATCLNIVLDLLFILVFNWGVAGAAWATVISQTIALVGTAIHINRSSHLIRFSLRLFKFDTLTFRQSVRIGLPTGFQQTFVAMGMMALIRIINNFDTTTLAAYVAANRIDAIATIPSMNIGSALSAFVGQNLGANEFERIRRGVRAAQRLSWIFSLTVMTIIIILGEPMMKMFSDDPAVIRQGYDYLIIVSSFYIVFSSMFVMHGMLRGAGDTLVPMFITLISLWIVRIPIAWFLSERIGESGIWWSIPCGWFIGLAGTWLYYKSGKWKGKGVVSHPVVHHEAEKN; from the coding sequence ATAATAACGGGCATTTTACGTGAAAGTTATATATTTGTTGAGTTTTACTTAGCGCTCCTTTATATGAAGGATTTCACGTCAGGAAATGAAGGCAGATTGATCGTCAGATTTGCCTTTCCTTTGATAGTCGGCAACTTACTGCAGCAGTTCTACAACATAATTGATAGCATCATCGTCGGGAAATACCTTGGTACGGAGGCGCTTGCAGCAGTAGGAGCATCCTTCCCTATCTTCTACACCCTTATCTCTTTTGTAATTGGAATCGGCAGTGGTGCCACAGTAGTAATAAGTCAGTACTTCGGTGCAAAAGACTATGAGCAGGTAAAGAAAGCCATTGGAACCATCTACCTCGTCTTGCTTGTAGCAGGTTTATTCCTCACCATATTTGGGATAGTTTTTTGCAGACAGATCTTCGAACTACTTAATATCGGCGAAGACGTGATGCCCCAGGCCACTACCTACTTCAGCATATACATGGTGGGAATGGTCAGCTTCTTTGGCTTCAACGGTACAGCATCAATCCTAAGGGGACTAGGTGACAGTCGCACACCGCTCAACTTCCTGGTACTGGCCACATGCCTCAATATTGTTTTGGATCTTCTCTTTATACTGGTCTTCAATTGGGGTGTTGCAGGAGCAGCATGGGCAACGGTAATCTCGCAGACCATAGCCCTGGTAGGTACAGCAATACACATCAACCGCAGCAGTCACCTCATCCGCTTCAGTCTCCGACTGTTTAAATTCGACACACTTACTTTCCGGCAAAGTGTCAGAATCGGACTTCCCACAGGTTTTCAGCAAACCTTTGTGGCAATGGGTATGATGGCCCTGATCAGGATAATAAACAATTTCGACACTACTACTCTGGCGGCCTATGTGGCAGCCAACCGCATAGATGCAATTGCGACGATACCATCGATGAATATTGGATCGGCTCTCTCTGCCTTTGTGGGGCAAAACCTTGGTGCTAATGAGTTTGAAAGAATCAGACGCGGGGTCAGGGCAGCCCAGAGGCTGTCCTGGATATTCAGTCTCACTGTGATGACCATCATCATTATCCTAGGTGAGCCCATGATGAAGATGTTTTCCGACGACCCGGCAGTTATCAGACAGGGCTATGACTACCTGATTATTGTTAGTTCCTTTTACATAGTATTCTCGTCCATGTTTGTAATGCATGGTATGCTTAGAGGTGCCGGCGACACGCTGGTCCCGATGTTCATAACCCTTATCTCGCTTTGGATAGTAAGGATACCCATTGCATGGTTTCTGTCGGAGCGAATTGGTGAATCAGGTATCTGGTGGAGTATCCCCTGCGGATGGTTTATAGGCCTGGCGGGTACCTGGCTGTACTACAAGAGTGGCAAGTGGAAGGGCAAAGGAGTTGTGAGCCATCCTGTTGTGCATCATGAAGCAGAGAAGAACTAG